One Acropora palmata chromosome 2, jaAcrPala1.3, whole genome shotgun sequence genomic window, AGgttcttgaaaacaaatgttTCATTAAATACAGGATTTAATGTCTTGCGGTgaacctgaaaagaaaaacagaaattgtCGTGTGGTCAATATGGCAATATTTCGCAGGCCTCTGGAATTTGGTTACGGATCGCACTTTTATTGATGTTCTAATGGGCCCATCAATGCTTCATGGCAGCTTCAACCAAAAACAAGCTTAAAGCGCCATGTTAtttaaactttaaaaagaCTAAGATATTTTACTCTAAGGGTTAAAATGAAGCAATGGTGATCATGAGCACTGAGTCAATGCCATGCTTGGGTTAGGAGCGATGTCATGCGGGGTGCCATCGAGCCACCAAGCATTATAACATGTTATGTATATTCTTGGATGTATCAAGATAACTATTATGAACAATGTCAGTAATGTTATTCAATAGAGTAATGAGGTaatgcttttttttcgcaTAATTGGCTGTGATGAATATTGGAGAGTAACTCCTTGTCATCTTCTGTGTTGTTATAAGATGATTATTAAAATCCCTTTAGCCAGAATTGTAAAACACTGTATTTAATATGGTAATCATTActtcaataataatacatTTATTTGGttgtatcaaacgagttgataaaggttgaattaccaccgtgaaagatttagaaagccgATGTTTCAAGTGTTTACCCTTTGTCAGAgggaatagaggaattgtggggtgttgtaggtttatatgcgagtgtggaggagctttgccattggtggaaatttggtcacatgaatttgtgaataaattagtgtaATGAGAGGCATTCATTGATCCCTTGAGGAGAGATTGTACCCAGTAAGTTGAAAGAAGAATACATAATACATTAACCCTTGGATGGCATGCGTGGCAGGCCTTTAGTGAATTGTTGactcaaaaatttaaatatgaaACAACTTCATTCCAAAAATCATGCTTACCCTTgtatcaaatttctttttcctatCTGGTAATAACATAACTCTAGCATATGGGTCAGATGTTCCACTGAAATCTTTAGCTGGGACGTCCTGTGCCTCCACAACTCCAACTGTGAGAGTGTTGTTATTAAAACTGTAGTCCAAGGTGAAGTGGACACGTCCTTTGTGTGGAAGAAAAGTAAACAAGTGAAAAACTGGTTTCACTTAAGACATAAAGCTGATAGGGCATGAAATGTCTTGAAATAATTCAAATACAGTATATCCTGCATCCATGATGGAATAGTTTAGAAGTGTGAGCCAaagagaacaacaacaaattgaattttaagcGGTGTGTTGGGTGTAATTCTCTGAATGGATTTAAACCTTGTGCATTCACTTACTATTTTGCATTTGCTCAGCTCTGCTGCATCACAAATTTGAATACATTAACAAGAAATCTTTTGCAGTGCTTTTGATGACAAGTCTGTTGGTTTATGTTCCAGTGTCTCTATGAAAACTTTAAACTAAAACAATCCTTATTCTAGCGCTAAACATGTAACAAATACTTAGTTTGCTCTTTGCTCTGAATTTTAAAGGGAAACTTTGATGTTTACCAGAATGCTTCTATATACTTCTTTTTCTGAACACCACCTCTTCTTCAGAATTCCAAGTGTAGCTTgcatctgttttttttttttttttgtggtgaTTGTTCGGTGACATTCCAGAAAAATGGCTTTGAAGGAGACTACATAATTGCACATATTTCACCTACAGCGTACCTATTTTAACTGCTGCACTGCCATCGGATTGAAATTCATCGCTGTTATAATCTAATTCATCCACAGACGGTTGAACTTTTTCTTGGTAACTTGCTGCAAGCATCTGGACAGCTTTCAAGTCAACTTTCTCTTTGACTGCCTTTTTCtcatcttttttcttctttttgcaacatttgcgGTAACACaggcaataaaaacaaatgccAGCTACAAGGAGTACCAATGCACCAGCCGCAAATACCATCCACCATGGTACTATGAAGATATGAtgacgaaaaaagaaatgaaaatggtTGATCTCAAGTTAATAgactaataatattttattattatgaaaactagtaaaataaaatagataaaaattataattcaaaataatagAATGTTAAACTACTTTTTGCCTAAAGTCAGTGTCAAAATTGAAGAAGGATAAAGCTATTTACAGAAGGATAGTTTATTTATGCGACCGAGACTTCTTTTTCTAGATCAGTCTCCTGTATATTTGGAGTAGTTCTCCTCCTAGAACGCGAGCCTCGCAGGCAAACCAATGCGGACCTCAAGACGGCAAATGAGACTCGAGTCCTAATCCATGCATAACTCTCACGTTAATATACcattttacaatattattattgtttgcttAAGTTGCCAGGCCTTTGATGATAGTGAGGTTGGAGTTCACCTTGTTtcgatagaaacctccctgcttatCTTGCGTTAATGATGAATCTGTTCTCATGccaattagtaggaatttccacaagaaaagcagtgaagtctctatcaaaacaaggtcaagtctagcctcactttcattcataggccaggcaactaagcacacaactttGAAATAGTGTACTGAGTACACAGCACTTGTGGATGCCTGCAATCATGCCGGTTCTTCATAGGAAATTTGCACTGTAAACGTTTTCAactattttatattttgatgCAATGTTCTACAGTCTTGAAAAAGAGGAGCTTAGAAGTTTATCCTTTAAATGGTAGTAATGTTATCATCATAACATAAGATGGGACCATGTcaccaccccccccccccccacccctaGAAAAGCTACTAAACTAGTAACGAAAGAAAGGAGCTGGTTGCCACAAATTGTTAGACAACTATTTTGTTCAGCTTGGCTTGTAATGATTCATATGAGCCCACTCAAAATTGAATAGTTTTCCCTCGGTCTCTCTTTCAAgacgagtctaagtgcgaagtctttgttataaatatcagttttcctccatattgaaattagaactgtACTGCCATAACAacaatttcgcacttagactcgctttgaaagagagactcaGGGGAACTCGGCACGGCAATGGTCTATTATGGTCTGTTGTGTTGACGCTTACATCGTTGTTGATTTGCAGGCTGAGGCTTTTCAGTCGTCTCTCTTTTTAATGTTGGCATGGTGGTTGATGGTTTAGttggtggctcagttggttttgttgttgttgttgttgttgaagttgTGATCTCTTGTGGCTTGACTGTTTTTGCACTTGGCTTCTCCCTCTTGTTATCCTCTGTGTCACTTCTGTTAAATTTCACAGTTCTGTTTGAAAGTGTTGAAACTCCCATAGAATATTTTCTTGGCACTGAGATTCCaaagtttttttaattctgtGAATTGTGGAAAGACAAACCTCAAGTGGGCGCGCGGAGAATGActttctcttcgagtgttcaactcgataatgttgaacacaagaagagaaattccatatttcCGA contains:
- the LOC141873206 gene encoding synaptotagmin-1-like; this encodes MGVSTLSNRTVKFNRSDTEDNKREKPSAKTVKPQEITTSTTTTTTKPTEPPTKPSTTMPTLKRETTEKPQPANQQRLPWWMVFAAGALVLLVAGICFYCLCYRKCCKKKKKDEKKAVKEKVDLKAVQMLAASYQEKVQPSVDELDYNSDEFQSDGSAAVKIGRVHFTLDYSFNNNTLTVGVVEAQDVPAKDFSGTSDPYARVMLLPDRKKKFDTRVHRKTLNPVFNETFVFKNLPYSEITNRTLCIELYDFDRFSRHDIIGEAKLPLIDVDLAGNVDEWRALIPPSSSGGLFGPSKTDLGHICFSLRYVPAAGKLQVVILEAKDLKSMDVSGYSDPYVKISLIQEGRKLKKKKTTVKKRTLNPYFNETFSFQVAFENIEQTSLVISVLDYDRVGRSEVIGKCIVGELSSGPDKQHWIDMLASPRRAVAQWHTLHN